ACGGCGTGCCGCTGTGGGGCTACTTCGCTCAGATTTCGGATTCCACTACCAGCTACGGTAGCTACTCTGGCGCCGTGCCCAACGAGAAAATCACGTGGGGTAAGCTCGGGGAGAACACGCCCAAGTTCATCATCGAATCAGACGCTACGATTGTCGCGCCGCTGATTTTTGCGATAGTGCTAGGGCAGTAATTAACCTAGGTTACCTTATCCAAAGGCCCGCCGCTGAAGCTCAGCGGCGGGCCTTTGTCTTAACACAGGGGTTGACTATCGTGGAAAGCGGCACTTCATTGCTGACGCTATTTACTTGTGTCTGGCTTGCCATGTAGGTTTTCGACTCAGTTTCGGGTCGATGCTCCTTTAGAAGGTCTTCTTCTGACGCGGTAGTTTTTGCTAATCAGCTAGGTAAGGCTTGTTGTGCTTCCATTTTACTTCCACCTTCGACAAATACCAGGTGCGCCCTTGGTCGTTGTTGCCTTGGTAGAACAAGTACGTGCGGCCGCTGACCGGGTCCTGAAAAATAGCCGGGTGGCCCGACTCGCTGCTGTTCCAACTGCCAGCGGGGCCGTTGGGGAGCAGCGGCTTGTCGGAGAGCCGCTCCCATGTTAGCCCGTCGCGGCTGCGAGCTACGCCGATCTGCTGGGGCTCGTTGTTGTAGGCGCCGGCGTAGAATAGGTACAAGTACTTGCCTTTTTGTAGGCACGAAGCTCCTTCCACGCAGTTCTTCTCCCAGGATAAGGTGGGGCTAGCACGGGGCCAGTACCCTGCTGTTGCCAAGCGGTGCGACCAAAGCCAGTGCTGAGCGGTGCCGTAGCCACGCCTTGCATCTGCACCTTGTAAGCAGGGTCGCGGGTGGCGAAGTAAAGAAAGTATTGGCCGCGGAAGGGTACCACTTCCGCGTCGATGGCACGGCCTACGGTCCAAGCGCCAGTCGGATGAAAGATAGGGTTGGAAGCATCGCGGCGGAAGTGCACGCCATCGGCCGAAACGGCGTGACAAAGTGCATCTTGCGGGCCGTTGCCGTAGGTCTGATAAAACAGGTGCACCGTGTCGCCGCGCACCAAAGCACCGGGCGCACACAAGCCCTTCTGCTCGTAGGCGGCCGCAGGCGTCAGCTCTCCTACTTTCTGCCAGTGCGTTAGGTCTGTGGAGCTAGCAATGCCGATACCCCAGCCGGTCGTTTTGTTTTCGGGAATGGAGTAGTAGAGCAAATACTGGTTTTTAAAGCGCACCACACAAGGGTCTTTGGCCATGGGCCGCCCTAGGCGAGTAGTGTCGCTGAAGTACATGCTAGGCCGTTGTTGCGTGTGCCCTGTAAATGCCAGCGAGAGTAGGAGAAGAAAAAGTAGAACGTTTTTCATGACCACAAGAAAAGCTATTTGGACAAGCTATGTTGGTTGACCAACGTAATCTTCCACGCAAATCAACGGTATGCAGCTAGGTACCGTGAAGTATACAGCTGAGCAGTTGCAGAATATTTTCAATACTCCTGCTGGAGGCAACGGTCTGATTTCTTTGGCTCATCAACTTATCGCGGCTAAGTTGAATGTCGCGAATGGAGCCGATGCCACGGCTGTGGCTGCGAGTATTGCTGCTGCCGATGCGCTTATCGGTGGGCTGGTTGTGCCGCCCGTTGGCGGGGGCAACCTAGCTCCAAAGAAGACGGGCGCACTTACAACTGCATTAGCCAATTACAACGAAGGTATCACTGGTCCAGGCTATTGTGAGTAAGGCTTCAACTGCCTTTCTACAAAAACACGAAAGGGTAACCAGCTGGTTACCCTTTCGTGTTTTTAAGGATAGTAATTGCCTCTGAGCCTTACGCCTCCACAAACGCGGTAGCTGTAGCAGCTTCTTGCCACTGCTGCATGTCGTGCTGCAAGGTGGCCATCTTTTGGCCAGCTAGCTGGTAGGCGTCGGCACCTAGGAGCAGGTGCACGGGCGGGTTTTCGGACTCGCTTACCTGAATTAGGAGCTCCATTGCCTTTTGCGGGTCGCCGGGCTGGTTGCCGTTGATCTGCTGCTCGTGTGCCGTTTGCGAGTCGCGCACGGCTTGGTAGGCGTCGATGGGTGTTTGGGGTTTGCCCACGGAGCCAGCCGAGAGAAACTCGGTGCGGAAGTAGCCGGGGTACACCACCGTGGCATACACGCCAAACGGCTTTACCTCGGCGGCGTACGATTCGGTGAGGCCAGCCACGGCAAACTTAGTGGCACAGTAGACGCCCCAGCCGGGAAAATCTCCGGAGATGCCCCCGATAGAGGAGATGTTGAACACGCGCCCGGAGCCTTGCTGGCGCAGGTGCGGGGTGGCGTAGCGAATCACATTCAGCATCCCGAACACGTTCACTTCAAAGTTGTTGCGCGCTTCTTGGTCGGAGAGTTCTTCCAGGGCACCAATCTGGCCGTAGCCAGCATTATTCACAACCACATCGAGGCCACCTAAGGTGCTGATGGTCGTTTCGATGGCTTGCCGCACGCTGTCCTCGTTGCCGAGGTCCATAGCTAGGGGCAAGAACTGATCAGTCTTAAGCGGCACGGCGCGCTTCAGTTCCTCCACATTGCGAGAGGTGGCCGCTACTGCGTAACCGGCGGTTAGAAGTTGTTGGACGAGCGTCAGACCTAGGCCCTTCGAGGCGCCGGTCACGAACCATATTTTCTTCGTAGTCATCGTGGTAAGTAAGAGAGTCGCTTAGCGCTAGCTGGGCAAATAAATAGAGCATAGTAGGAAAGGAAGAAGGTTAACAGATCGGAACACAAGCAGGCATTCCTGCGGAGCTTGCTACTCGTTGAACGATTGTCGAAACACAATATTTTGTGCCTCGCTATTGCAGTAGACGAATAACACTGGCTTTTGCTTGACGCCACCGCATGATTTTTTTGTTACCTGTCCTGCTATTCCCTGATTCCCAACGCTGATGCTCTACTAGCCTTTAGGCGTCGAAGCTGGTGGAAATAGTGAGAGGTTGCCAGGTTTGAAATTCTTGCTGCAAGGTGTCGAGTTTTTGCAAGGCGCGTTGGTAGGCGTCTTGGCCGAGGAGCAGATTGATTGGGGGTTTGGTTTCGGAGGCTAGCTGTAGAATGGCGGCGGCGGCTTTCTCCGGGTCGCCGGCTTGGGTGCCATTCATTTGCAAGTACTTCTCGTGCGAAGTGCGCACGGCTTGGTAAGCCTCAATGGGCTGCTGAGCGAGGCTCAGCGACTCAGTCGTGAGAAAGTTGGTGCGGAAAGCGCCCGGCTCTATCACCGTGACCTTGATGCCGAAGCTCGCCACATCTTGGGCTAGCACTTCCGAGAAGGCTATCATCGCTGATTTGGTGGCTGCGTAGATAGCCCAACCCGTCGCACCGGTGATGCCGGCAATGGACTAGATGTTGATGATGTGCCCGGCGCCGACCTTACGCAGGTGCGGCAGCACCTTCCGAATCACGTTTAGCGTCCCGAACACATTCACGTCGAAAGCTTGGCGCGTTTCGGCATCAGTTAGCTCTTCGATGCTGCCACCAATGCCATAGCCAGCATTGTTCACGACTACATCCAGACGACCGAACATATTGATGGCCTGCTCAATGCCTTGCTGCACGCTGGCTTCGTTACCTAGATTAACTTGCAGAGGCAGGAAAGCGGGGGAGGTGGTGCCAACGGCTTCGGCGAGGCTAGCTTGGTTGCGGGAAGTGGCGGCTACTTGGTGACCTTCGTGCAGAAGGCGCTTTACCAGCGCTAAACCGAGGCCCTGGGAAGCACCCGTGATAAACCAGGTTTTGGGATTGTTCATCGTTGCTCTGTTTGTACAGTGCAAAACTAGAACCCACCAGAGCCTAGGCGCTTGCCCGGTTCAAACAGATACTTGCAAAAATCAAACAGTGCGCACCGCGGAGGGTGTAGCACCCGCTCGTTTCTTGAAAAAGTTGCTGAAGTGCGCCGGTTCCTCGAAGCCTAGGGAGTAGCTGATTTCCGACACGTTCCAAGCGGTGTGTTTCAGCAGGGCGTGCGCCTCTTGCACAAGGCGGTCCGCAATGAGCTGAGAGGTGGTCTTGCCCGTTACTTCCTTCAGCGCCCGGTTCAGGTGGTTGACGTGCACGGCCAGTTGGGCAGCTAAGGCGTTGGCGTTGCGTAGCTTTACCTGTTGGCCGGGCAACTCAATTGGAAATTGACGCTCCAGTAGCTCCGTAAACAGCGAAGCAATGCGCGTAGCAGCGTTGCTGTCATGGTACAAGGTGGAGGCAGGTTGCAGCTTCATGGCCCCGTGCACCAGCTCAAACACATAGGCGCGCAACAAGTCGTATTTATAGGAGTAGTCCGAGTCAATCTCGGCAAAGATCTTCTCGAATAGCTGCTTAGTAGTCGCTAGCTGCTCGTCGTTCAGAAAGTAAACGGGCTGACCACCAGGCTTAAAGACGGGTAGCTCCTGCGCTAATACCGTCATGTGGCGTTGCAGGAAAGCTTCGGTGAAGATGCAGAAGAAGCCGGTTTGGTTATCGTCGAGGGGCTCCCAGTGGTAGGGCACTAGTGGGTTGGCAAACAGCAGCGCATTGCCGTTTATCTCCACCGTTTTGTCGGCGTAGTGATACCTGTTGTGCCCCGTCACGAGCGTGATTTTATAGAAGTCTTTGCGGCTGTAAGGCAGCGCGCACGCATTCGGACCCACGTAGTCATCTAGGCGGAATACGTTGAAATGTCCGATGTCCTGTTGCAGGTTTTCGGGCATCCAATGAATCTTGTGCTTGTAGAAATCTTCGAGCGTTTGGGTCTTCGGCATAGACCGAAGTTACGTAAATCAAACCAGAAGGAGCTAGGTCGTTTTAGATTAGGTATGTACTTTTATTGGACCTAGCTCTTCTGTACATTAGGTTTATCTATTGGTCTTAATGATAAAGTATGGGTTTCTGGAGCTTCTTGTTTGGGGAGAGAACTCGTGTAGAAGATAAGTATTTTGGAGACGAGCGACTCTTTAAGCCCACTAGTAAAGTAATAGGGCTAGGTATTAGCGGTAAGTTACCAGGATTAACAACTGCGCAGAAGGAATTTTATCGGCAGGTGGAGGAAAACTATCTCGCACTTATACCTGGTATACAAAAGCTTATCACAGCTAAGGTCAGAAACTGGAAACCTGACTTCACTATTCAGGATTTTACAAAGGAATTCTGGCCGGTTTATCTTTCGATACCTGCTATCGAGAAGAAAGAGAAAGAGTTGGAATGGGAAATAGCATTCGAAACCTTTCACGACCAGAATCATACATTCACGATATACATGAAAGGGTTCTTACCTGATTATGTTCATATAGACGGCTAGCAGCTATGCCCGCAACCACCATTCCCAAGAAAGTTCTAGCGCGCCAGCACGAGATAACCGCTGATTTTACTCGGCTTGTGCTCGCGCACGTTGATGACTTAGTAGCCGGCCGCGCTACGGAAGCACTCGAAATTCGCGACTTTGCTAGTCAGCTTTGCATTCACCCGACGCACCTGAGCAATACTTTGAAGCTTGCCACAGGCGAGGCAGCCTGCGCTATTTACGAGCGCAAGCTAGTAGCTGTGTCCAAGGAACTGCTGCTCGACCCGCGCTTGTCGATAGCCGAAATAGCGGCGCGGCTCACCTACGATCCGTCGAACTTTACCAAGTTCTTCAAGCGCTTTGTGGGCGTCACGCCCAAGCAGTTTCGGGAGCAGACGTGGGCAGAGCAACGGGCTGCTGCTTCGGAACTACTCACCATTTCTTCTTAACTACTCACCAGAATTAAGGCTAGTGGGCGCCCCATCTTTGCAGTGTTAACCTGAACACGCAAACACATGAGCACAAACAAAATAGCCCTGGTGACCGGCGGTAGCCGCGGCCTCGGCAAGAACATGGCCCTGAACCTAGCCCAAAAAGGGATCAGTGTAATCTTGACCTATCATACCCAGCAGGGTGAGGCCGAAGGTGTCGTGGCCGAAATCAAAAAACTAGGTCAGCAAGCCGTTGCCTTGCAACTTGATGCTTCCGACATTAAGACCTTCGACGGGTTCTTTGAGCAGGTAAAAACCGCCTTGCGCGACACCTTCAGCACCGATAAGTTCGACTTCCTGATCAATAACGCTGGTACTGGTCTGTACTCGCCCTTTGCTGATACTACCGAAGAGCAGTTCGACCAAGCGTTGAACATTCATTTCAAGGGACCTTTCTTCCTAACGCAGAAAGCCTTGCCCTTGCTCAACGACGGTGGTGGCATCATCAACATCTCGTCGGGCCTAACGCGTATTGTTTACCCTGGTTCTTCGACGTACGCCAGCATGAAGACGGCCATGGAAACCCTGACGAAGTACCAGGCCAAGGAGCTAGCTGACCGCCGCATTCGAGTAAACATTGTGGCCCCTGGCGCCATCGAAACGGATTTCGGTGGTGGCCGCACGCGCGATAACAAAGAGATTAACAGCCACATCGCCTCCCTAACGGCGATGGGCCGCGTGGGTCTGCCCGACGATATTGGTCCCGTAGTGGCCTTCCTCTGCACCGACGAAGCTCGCTGGATTGATGCGCAGCGCCTTGAGGCGTCGGGTGGGCAGGCCATCTAACTAGAAGAGCTAGCCTAGCTTTGTTCTACCGTTGTAACCCTGACAGGGCTTGAAGCCTCTGTCAGGGTTTTTGCGTTACTACCTAGCCTATGCGGCGGCTTCTAGCACGTGCTGCGAAATATGCAGCCGAAACAGCGTGCCGGCGTAGCTGCTCAGCTCGAAAGAGCCGCCGATCTGCTCGCTAAGTGAACTAATGAGACGCTTGCCGAACGACCCCGTAAATTGCTGCCATTGTAGCGGATTGATGCCGGGCCCATTGTCCTGTACTTCGAGCAACAAGCCACGTAGTGAATCTTCTGGGTCATGGCCTAGGTACACCCGCAAGCTAGGCTGCGCCACGTGCCCGTAGGCGTGTTTGAAGGCATTGGTCAGCAACTCATTCAAGATCAAGCCCAACGGCATAGCTAGATCAACGTCGAGTCGGGCTTTTTCAACCTGCACATTGAGGTCGAGGGAGCCGGGCTTGTAACCGTAGGCCGTCATGAGGTTATCTACTAAATCGGGAATGTAGCGCTGCATATCTACCGTCGTGACATTGTCGGTTTGGTAGAGGCGCTGGTGAATCAACGACATTGCCTCTACCCGCTGCTGCCCTTCGCGCACCGCTTTTGTCGCTACTTCATCGACCAAGCGGTTCGACTGCAACCGCAACAAGCTAGAAACGATAGCTAGGTTGTTCTTCACCCGGTGATGTAATTCCTTCATGAGGATCTTCTGCCGGTGGGCCTGCTCACTCATGCGGTGGTTGTTCTCCAAGATAACCTTGTTGGTGGCTTGCAGCTGCCCATTGGTGTGCTGAATGGTGCGGGACTGCCAAAGCGCAAGGCCCAGCAGCAAGCTCAGTCCTGCTGCACCAATACCAGCCAGCAGAAGCCCCTGCGTCTTACGCGCGTTAGCTTCGTGAAGGCGTGTAATCTGCGCCTCCTTCTTTTCGGCGGCGTACGTGGCTTCGAGTTTGGCTACTACTTGGGTCTTTTCAATATTAACGAGTGAATCTTCC
This Hymenobacter sp. GOD-10R DNA region includes the following protein-coding sequences:
- a CDS encoding SDR family NAD(P)-dependent oxidoreductase → MTTKKIWFVTGASKGLGLTLVQQLLTAGYAVAATSRNVEELKRAVPLKTDQFLPLAMDLGNEDSVRQAIETTISTLGGLDVVVNNAGYGQIGALEELSDQEARNNFEVNVFGMLNVIRYATPHLRQQGSGRVFNISSIGGISGDFPGWGVYCATKFAVAGLTESYAAEVKPFGVYATVVYPGYFRTEFLSAGSVGKPQTPIDAYQAVRDSQTAHEQQINGNQPGDPQKAMELLIQVSESENPPVHLLLGADAYQLAGQKMATLQHDMQQWQEAATATAFVEA
- a CDS encoding AraC family transcriptional regulator translates to MPATTIPKKVLARQHEITADFTRLVLAHVDDLVAGRATEALEIRDFASQLCIHPTHLSNTLKLATGEAACAIYERKLVAVSKELLLDPRLSIAEIAARLTYDPSNFTKFFKRFVGVTPKQFREQTWAEQRAAASELLTISS
- a CDS encoding SDR family oxidoreductase is translated as MSTNKIALVTGGSRGLGKNMALNLAQKGISVILTYHTQQGEAEGVVAEIKKLGQQAVALQLDASDIKTFDGFFEQVKTALRDTFSTDKFDFLINNAGTGLYSPFADTTEEQFDQALNIHFKGPFFLTQKALPLLNDGGGIINISSGLTRIVYPGSSTYASMKTAMETLTKYQAKELADRRIRVNIVAPGAIETDFGGGRTRDNKEINSHIASLTAMGRVGLPDDIGPVVAFLCTDEARWIDAQRLEASGGQAI
- a CDS encoding helix-turn-helix transcriptional regulator; translation: MPKTQTLEDFYKHKIHWMPENLQQDIGHFNVFRLDDYVGPNACALPYSRKDFYKITLVTGHNRYHYADKTVEINGNALLFANPLVPYHWEPLDDNQTGFFCIFTEAFLQRHMTVLAQELPVFKPGGQPVYFLNDEQLATTKQLFEKIFAEIDSDYSYKYDLLRAYVFELVHGAMKLQPASTLYHDSNAATRIASLFTELLERQFPIELPGQQVKLRNANALAAQLAVHVNHLNRALKEVTGKTTSQLIADRLVQEAHALLKHTAWNVSEISYSLGFEEPAHFSNFFKKRAGATPSAVRTV